The genomic window AGACCGGCCTCAAACGGGTACTCGGCCCCAAGCTGCTGATCCTCTTCGTGATCGGCGACATCCTCGGCACCGGCATCTACGCGACCACGGGCAAGGTCGCCGGGAAGGTCGGCGGAGCCCTCTGGCTCCCCTTCGTCATCGGTTTCGTGGTGGCGATCCTGACGGCGGCCTCGTATGTCGAACTGGTCGGCAAATACCCGAAGGCGGCCGGGGCGGCCCTCTACACACAGAAGGCCTTCAAGCTGCCCTTCCTGACCTTCATCGTCGCCTTCATGGTGATGTGCTCGGGCCTGTCGTCCGCGAGCGCCGCCGCACGCGCCTTCAGCGGCGACTACCTGGACGAACTGACGAACGGCGCCCTGCCGCCCACCCTCGTCGCCATCACCTTCATCGTGCTGCTGGCCGCCCTGAACCTCAGGGGCGTCTCCGAGTCGGTGAAGACGAACGTCGTCCTGACCCTGGTCGAGCTGACCGGCCTGCTGATCATCCTCACGATCGGCGCCTGGGCGGTCCTGGGCGGCGACGGCGAACCGTCCCGCCTCACCGAGTTCGAGGCGAGCGGCACGGGATACGCGCTACTCACCAGCGTCCTGGGTGCCACGGCCCTCGGCTTCTTCGCCTTCGTCGGCTTCGAGGACTCGGTGAACATGGCGGAGGAGACGAAGGACCCGACCAGGACCTTCCCCCGCGCGATCTTCATCGGCGTCGCGGTGACGGGCACGATCTACGTCCTGGTCGCCCTGGTCTCGTCCCTCCTCGTCGACGCCAAGACCCTGGCGGGCTCCAGCGGCCCGCTCCTCGAAGTGGTGAAGGCCGGCGGGGTCGACTTCCCGCCCAGGCTCTTCGCCCTGATCGCCCTCTTCGCGGTCACCAACTCCGCCCTGATCAACATCATGATGGCCTCCCGTCTCTGCTACGGAATGGCCAACGAACGCATCCTCCCGCGCGGCATGGCCCGTGTCCTGCCCCGCCGCCGCACCCCGGTCGTGGGCATCGTCTTCGTCACCCTCCTCGCGATCGGCCTGGTCTCCACCGGCGAGATCGAGGGCCTCGGCGACACCACCGCCTTCCTCCTCCTCTGTGTCTTCGCCGTCGTCAACATCGCCGTCCTCGTCCTCCGCCGCGACCCCGTCGACCACGCCCACTTCCGCACACCGACGGTTCTGCCGGTCCTGGGCGCCATCACCGCACTGATCCTCGCCAGCCCCTTGGCCGACCGCCCGGCCGACGTCTACATCCGCGCCGGCGTGCTCCTGGCCATTGGCATCGCTCTGTGGGCGGTGAACAAACTGGTCCTCCGGACCCGCGGC from Streptomyces sp. DSM 40750 includes these protein-coding regions:
- a CDS encoding APC family permease, producing MSTTESTAGTPAPAEETGLKRVLGPKLLILFVIGDILGTGIYATTGKVAGKVGGALWLPFVIGFVVAILTAASYVELVGKYPKAAGAALYTQKAFKLPFLTFIVAFMVMCSGLSSASAAARAFSGDYLDELTNGALPPTLVAITFIVLLAALNLRGVSESVKTNVVLTLVELTGLLIILTIGAWAVLGGDGEPSRLTEFEASGTGYALLTSVLGATALGFFAFVGFEDSVNMAEETKDPTRTFPRAIFIGVAVTGTIYVLVALVSSLLVDAKTLAGSSGPLLEVVKAGGVDFPPRLFALIALFAVTNSALINIMMASRLCYGMANERILPRGMARVLPRRRTPVVGIVFVTLLAIGLVSTGEIEGLGDTTAFLLLCVFAVVNIAVLVLRRDPVDHAHFRTPTVLPVLGAITALILASPLADRPADVYIRAGVLLAIGIALWAVNKLVLRTRGES